The following coding sequences are from one Vicinamibacterales bacterium window:
- a CDS encoding aminotransferase class III-fold pyridoxal phosphate-dependent enzyme, producing MFWYYRRLDDRLAVMHARPEHAEPLEALQLACFPTLADEERFKARHYRKHQEIFDEGQFVALDGDRVVGATATVRLAFDFDHTGHTFADIIQGGWLTSHDPEGDWLYGADIGVDPAYRGRGLATALYAARQELVWRLGLKGQVTGGMLRGYGAVKHQMTAEDYYAGVVAGRLKDPTLSMQLGLGFEPRALLKDYLQDPVSDNYSALIVLDAAKDVAGASRDLARRHARLTTPVPGPRATALLERRAAALPSGLGRATDVVVERAHGALLVDVDGNTFIDMASGIGVTGVGNAPAEVVDAVTAQTPKFIHTCSLVTTYEPMVRLAEVLNEITPGTFAKKTIFANSGAEAVENAVKFARKATGRPAVICFEGGYHGRTLLTLSLTSKYGLFKQGFGPFAPDIVRLPLPYVYRTPAGMTEDQYVDFGIRQLEQAFVAQVDPAACAAVIIEPVQGEAGFVPVPPRFLQRIRELCTQHGIVMIADEVQCGMGRTGRVFACEHYDVVPDLLVTAKSLGGGMPIGAVTGRADLMDAAHPGGVGGTYGGNPVACAAALAAVEIIRRPAFLEHARRLGDVMREVMGDWRRTAPIVGDVRGLGPMMLVEFVKDQASKAPLPPEDTLAIVKGTVARGVVLMRAGLFSNGIRLLPPLTMPEPMLREALDALGQSVAAVAERLAGAKA from the coding sequence ATGTTCTGGTACTACCGCCGTCTCGACGATCGCCTGGCCGTGATGCACGCCAGGCCCGAGCATGCCGAGCCGCTCGAGGCGCTGCAGCTCGCGTGCTTCCCGACGCTGGCCGACGAGGAGCGCTTCAAGGCCCGCCACTACCGGAAGCACCAGGAAATCTTCGACGAGGGCCAGTTCGTGGCGCTCGACGGCGACCGCGTGGTGGGCGCCACCGCCACCGTCCGCCTGGCCTTCGACTTCGACCACACCGGGCACACCTTCGCCGACATCATCCAGGGCGGCTGGCTCACGTCCCACGACCCGGAGGGCGACTGGCTGTACGGCGCCGACATCGGCGTCGATCCGGCCTACCGCGGACGCGGCCTGGCCACGGCCCTCTACGCCGCGCGCCAGGAGCTGGTCTGGCGCCTGGGACTCAAGGGCCAGGTCACGGGCGGCATGCTCCGCGGCTACGGTGCGGTGAAGCACCAGATGACGGCCGAGGACTACTACGCGGGCGTCGTCGCGGGCCGCCTCAAGGACCCGACGCTCTCCATGCAGCTCGGCCTCGGCTTCGAGCCGCGCGCGCTGCTGAAGGACTACCTGCAGGACCCGGTGTCCGACAACTACAGCGCCCTCATCGTGCTCGACGCGGCCAAGGACGTCGCCGGCGCCTCGCGCGACCTGGCCCGCCGCCACGCACGATTGACGACGCCCGTGCCGGGGCCCCGCGCCACGGCGCTCCTGGAACGGCGTGCCGCGGCGCTCCCGTCGGGCCTCGGTCGCGCCACCGACGTCGTCGTCGAGCGCGCACACGGCGCCCTCCTCGTGGACGTGGACGGCAATACGTTCATCGACATGGCCAGCGGCATCGGCGTCACCGGCGTGGGCAACGCGCCGGCCGAGGTCGTCGACGCGGTGACGGCGCAGACGCCGAAGTTCATCCACACCTGCTCGCTCGTCACGACCTACGAGCCGATGGTGCGGCTGGCCGAGGTGCTGAACGAGATCACGCCCGGGACCTTCGCGAAGAAGACCATCTTCGCCAACAGCGGCGCCGAGGCCGTCGAGAACGCGGTCAAGTTCGCGCGCAAGGCCACCGGGCGCCCGGCCGTCATCTGTTTCGAGGGCGGCTACCACGGGCGCACGCTGCTCACGCTGTCGCTCACGAGCAAGTACGGGCTCTTCAAGCAGGGCTTCGGCCCCTTCGCGCCGGACATCGTCCGCCTGCCCCTGCCCTACGTCTACCGGACGCCGGCGGGCATGACCGAGGACCAGTACGTGGACTTCGGCATCCGCCAGCTCGAACAGGCGTTCGTGGCGCAGGTGGACCCGGCCGCGTGCGCGGCCGTCATCATCGAGCCGGTGCAGGGCGAGGCCGGGTTCGTCCCGGTGCCGCCGCGCTTCCTGCAGCGGATCAGGGAACTCTGCACGCAGCACGGCATCGTCATGATCGCCGACGAGGTGCAGTGCGGGATGGGCCGGACCGGCCGCGTCTTCGCCTGCGAGCACTACGACGTGGTCCCGGATCTCCTGGTCACGGCCAAGTCGCTCGGCGGCGGCATGCCAATCGGGGCGGTCACGGGCCGCGCCGACCTCATGGACGCCGCGCATCCGGGCGGCGTCGGCGGCACCTACGGCGGCAACCCCGTCGCATGCGCCGCGGCCCTCGCCGCCGTGGAGATCATCCGCCGGCCGGCGTTCCTCGAACACGCGCGCCGGCTCGGTGACGTGATGCGGGAGGTGATGGGCGACTGGCGGCGCACGGCGCCGATCGTGGGCGACGTGCGCGGGCTGGGCCCGATGATGCTGGTCGAGTTCGTGAAGGACCAGGCGTCGAAGGCCCCCCTGCCGCCCGAGGACACGCTGGCCATCGTGAAGGGCACCGTCGCCAGGGGCGTGGTGCTGATGCGGGCCGGGCTCTTCAGCAACGGCATCCGCCTGCTGCCGCCGTTGACGATGCCGGAACCGATGCTGCGCGAGGCGCTCGATGCACTCGGGCAGTCGGTGGCGGCCGTGGCCGAGCGCCTCGCCGGCGCGAAGGCCTAG
- a CDS encoding amidohydrolase, with protein sequence MPDLVLTNATVLAGRGRPPANTVAIRDGVVAAVGDARAAAAAGPHARTFDLGGRTVIPAFHDPHAHIWKMGHLLTTMVDLRGVSGLGELVAKVTACRGRLPAGAWILGRGFNEAAMAEGRMPTRVELDRAAPGQPVVLTRTCGHIYAVNSAALAAAGITAATAAPVGGEIGRDDAGEPTGILRETAMGLVTRVLPPPTADDYERMIAAALRHQLSLGITMSACCGVSPELLAVYRAMDAGGRLPARITVMPFRRVDGVAAPVPLPEAHVSPMLRVDTVKFLADGGLSGATAALSVPYRHADTRGVLRFDRDELEALCRESHDAGWRIATHAIGDVTIEQVLDIYEALGPHPRGLRHRIEHFGLPSAAQLARAARLGVVAVPQAIFLLELGRNFREYLPDALLPRCYPLRAMLDAGVTVALSSDAPVVGDDNPLSGMAAAVLRRDRDGRTLLPDQALTAEEALDAYTRGAAEAVGLEDRLGTIAKGRWADLAVLTGNPLTTPADGLSELSVEMTLLGGQVVYERA encoded by the coding sequence ATGCCCGACCTCGTCCTCACGAACGCGACCGTGCTCGCGGGCCGCGGGCGGCCTCCGGCGAACACCGTGGCGATCCGCGACGGCGTCGTCGCCGCCGTCGGGGACGCGCGCGCGGCGGCCGCGGCGGGGCCCCACGCGCGGACGTTCGACCTCGGTGGCCGCACGGTGATCCCGGCCTTCCACGATCCCCACGCGCACATCTGGAAGATGGGCCACCTGCTCACGACGATGGTGGACCTGCGCGGCGTGAGCGGTCTCGGGGAGCTCGTCGCGAAGGTCACGGCGTGTCGCGGCCGCCTGCCGGCCGGCGCCTGGATCCTCGGACGCGGCTTCAACGAGGCCGCGATGGCCGAGGGCCGGATGCCGACGCGCGTGGAACTGGACCGCGCCGCGCCCGGGCAGCCCGTGGTCCTGACGCGGACGTGCGGCCACATCTACGCCGTCAACTCGGCCGCCCTCGCGGCCGCCGGCATCACGGCGGCCACGGCGGCGCCGGTCGGCGGCGAGATCGGTCGCGACGACGCCGGCGAGCCGACGGGCATCCTGCGCGAGACGGCGATGGGTCTCGTCACGCGGGTCCTGCCTCCGCCGACCGCCGACGACTACGAACGGATGATCGCCGCAGCGCTCCGCCATCAGCTCTCGCTCGGCATCACGATGTCCGCCTGCTGCGGCGTCTCGCCGGAGCTCCTCGCCGTCTACCGCGCGATGGACGCCGGCGGCCGGCTGCCCGCGCGCATCACGGTGATGCCGTTCCGGCGCGTGGACGGCGTGGCCGCGCCCGTGCCGCTGCCCGAGGCGCACGTCTCGCCGATGCTGCGGGTGGACACCGTGAAGTTCCTGGCCGACGGCGGCCTGAGCGGCGCGACGGCCGCGCTGAGCGTGCCCTACCGGCACGCCGACACGCGCGGCGTCCTGCGCTTCGACCGCGACGAGCTCGAGGCGCTCTGCCGGGAGAGCCACGACGCCGGCTGGCGCATCGCGACGCACGCCATCGGCGATGTCACCATCGAGCAGGTGCTCGACATCTACGAGGCCCTCGGGCCGCACCCGCGCGGCCTCCGGCATCGCATCGAGCACTTCGGCCTGCCGAGCGCCGCGCAGCTGGCGCGCGCCGCCCGCCTCGGCGTCGTCGCGGTGCCCCAGGCGATCTTCCTCCTGGAGCTCGGGCGGAACTTCCGCGAGTACCTGCCCGACGCGCTCCTGCCCCGCTGCTATCCCCTGCGCGCGATGCTCGACGCGGGCGTGACCGTGGCGCTGTCGTCGGACGCGCCCGTCGTGGGCGACGACAACCCACTGTCCGGCATGGCCGCGGCGGTGCTCAGGCGCGATCGCGACGGCCGCACGCTCCTGCCGGACCAGGCGCTCACCGCCGAGGAGGCGCTCGACGCCTACACGCGCGGCGCCGCCGAGGCCGTGGGCCTGGAGGATCGGCTCGGTACCATCGCGAAAGGCCGCTGGGCCGACCTCGCCGTGCTGACTGGCAACCCCCTCACGACGCCCGCCGACGGGCTGTCGGAGCTTTCCGTGGAGATGACGCTCCTGGGCGGCCAGGTCGTCTACGAACGCGCATGA
- a CDS encoding multiheme c-type cytochrome, giving the protein MKRHLVIALGLIVGLGLATAASAQSTSRCADCHFANPGSVSSAHLSEWDLSAHGRNNVGCETCHGGDPRSFEPFVAHKDMMARTNPASPVYRANLPRTCGTCHTGPLVAFQRSKHYELLRAGDKDVPTCATCHGEAAGVRLSPKALESQCAQCHGAGKIAPHTDFPATGRLAVEGLREARALLKDARAAIARVKDPARKAALEADAQQAEVPIIEATQAGHAFVYDQLQERLSTARTRLSALFDKIANPSR; this is encoded by the coding sequence ATGAAACGCCATCTCGTCATCGCTCTAGGTCTCATCGTCGGGTTGGGACTCGCGACTGCCGCGTCCGCGCAGTCGACGAGCCGCTGCGCCGATTGTCACTTCGCCAACCCAGGGTCCGTGTCCTCGGCGCACCTGTCCGAGTGGGACCTCTCGGCACACGGGCGCAACAACGTCGGCTGCGAGACCTGCCACGGCGGCGACCCGCGGTCGTTCGAGCCCTTCGTGGCGCACAAGGACATGATGGCGCGGACCAATCCCGCCAGCCCCGTCTACCGCGCGAACCTGCCCCGCACCTGCGGCACGTGCCATACCGGGCCGCTCGTCGCGTTCCAGCGCAGCAAGCACTACGAGCTGCTCAGGGCGGGCGACAAGGACGTGCCGACCTGCGCGACCTGCCACGGCGAGGCCGCCGGCGTGCGTCTGTCGCCCAAGGCGCTCGAGTCGCAGTGCGCGCAGTGCCACGGCGCGGGCAAGATCGCCCCGCACACGGATTTCCCGGCCACCGGGCGGCTCGCCGTCGAGGGCCTGCGCGAGGCGCGCGCGCTGCTCAAGGACGCGCGGGCGGCCATCGCGCGCGTGAAGGACCCGGCGCGGAAGGCCGCGCTCGAGGCCGACGCGCAGCAGGCCGAGGTGCCCATCATCGAGGCCACGCAGGCCGGGCACGCCTTCGTCTACGACCAGCTGCAGGAGCGGCTGTCGACCGCACGCACGAGGCTGTCGGCCCTCTTCGACAAGATCGCCAACCCCAGCCGCTGA
- a CDS encoding aminotransferase class V-fold PLP-dependent enzyme, whose translation MTSIGRREFLAGAGALAVTSGRALAVQPGRHPGAVFPASVREEFPSASVETYLNSAAMHPLGRFAARAIEQGVAYRLQGPGPGRADFNGERQADLKKRYGALINASPGEIAYTASTSDGENIVVLGLDLPKKKGNVVIDELHFTTSLYMYKELEKQGVELRVVKHRNWTIDPADMDKAIDRNTRLVSLALVSNVNGFLHDCKAVSDLAHARGALVFADIIQAVGCVPVDVKALGIDFASAGTYKWIMGERGLGFLYVKEDLQGTALPTTRYGHRQVANFNRAELTWEPLPGAARYETGGIAVLLAAAVSEGIDYVNRLGLDSIRRHARDLTTRLQTELPRLGYEALTPAHNETPIVAFALKDRAAAAKALHDAKIAATIIGNENRLRLSVSVFNTHEDIDKVIDALGGGRRPSMARG comes from the coding sequence ATGACCTCGATTGGACGCCGTGAGTTCCTGGCGGGCGCTGGCGCCCTGGCCGTCACGTCCGGACGCGCGCTGGCCGTGCAGCCGGGCCGACACCCGGGCGCCGTCTTTCCCGCGTCGGTCCGCGAGGAGTTCCCGTCGGCGTCGGTGGAGACGTACCTGAACTCCGCCGCCATGCACCCGCTCGGGCGCTTCGCGGCGCGCGCCATCGAACAGGGCGTGGCCTACCGGCTCCAGGGGCCGGGCCCCGGTCGGGCGGACTTCAACGGCGAGCGGCAGGCGGACCTCAAGAAGCGCTACGGCGCCCTCATCAATGCCTCGCCCGGCGAGATCGCCTACACGGCCAGCACCTCCGACGGCGAGAACATCGTGGTCCTGGGGCTCGACCTCCCGAAGAAGAAGGGCAACGTCGTCATCGACGAGCTCCACTTCACGACCTCCCTCTATATGTACAAGGAGCTCGAGAAGCAGGGCGTCGAGCTCCGGGTCGTGAAGCACCGGAACTGGACGATCGATCCGGCCGACATGGACAAGGCCATCGACAGGAACACGCGCCTCGTGTCACTGGCGCTCGTGTCGAACGTCAATGGCTTCCTGCACGACTGCAAGGCCGTGAGCGATCTCGCGCACGCGCGCGGCGCGCTCGTGTTCGCCGACATCATCCAGGCCGTCGGCTGCGTGCCGGTGGACGTCAAGGCGCTGGGCATCGACTTCGCCTCCGCCGGCACCTACAAGTGGATCATGGGCGAACGGGGCCTCGGGTTCCTGTACGTGAAGGAGGACCTCCAGGGCACGGCGCTCCCGACGACGCGCTACGGTCATCGCCAGGTGGCCAACTTCAACCGCGCCGAGCTGACGTGGGAGCCGCTCCCGGGGGCCGCGCGCTACGAGACCGGCGGCATCGCCGTGCTGCTGGCGGCGGCGGTCTCCGAGGGCATCGACTACGTGAACCGCCTCGGCCTGGACTCGATCCGCCGCCACGCGCGGGACCTGACGACCCGGCTCCAGACCGAACTGCCGCGTCTCGGCTACGAGGCGCTGACGCCCGCCCACAACGAGACCCCGATCGTGGCCTTCGCCCTGAAGGACCGCGCGGCCGCGGCCAAGGCCCTCCACGACGCCAAGATCGCGGCCACGATCATCGGCAACGAGAACCGCCTGCGGCTCTCCGTGTCGGTGTTCAACACGCACGAGGACATCGACAAGGTGATCGACGCGCTCGGCGGCGGCCGCCGGCCCAGCATGGCCCGCGGCTGA
- a CDS encoding CBS domain-containing protein: protein MQKTLTVGDVMTSQLTVIGEDAPLRQARSVMVDHDIHHLPVVRNGVLVGILSDRDVKRALDPDLGLPPEDELFVRDACEFDPYSVAPATPLAEVLRAMASSRVDAALVAHDGRLAGILTASDACRLLADFLQAAAQPAAAPLT, encoded by the coding sequence ATGCAGAAGACGCTGACGGTCGGCGACGTGATGACGTCGCAGCTCACGGTGATTGGCGAGGACGCGCCCCTGCGCCAGGCGCGCAGCGTGATGGTGGACCACGACATCCACCACCTGCCGGTGGTGCGCAACGGCGTGCTGGTCGGCATCCTCAGCGACCGCGACGTCAAGCGGGCGCTCGATCCCGACCTGGGCCTCCCGCCCGAGGACGAGCTCTTCGTGCGCGACGCGTGCGAGTTCGACCCCTACAGCGTGGCGCCGGCCACGCCGCTCGCCGAGGTGCTGCGCGCGATGGCCTCCAGCCGCGTGGACGCGGCGCTCGTGGCCCACGACGGACGCCTCGCCGGCATCCTTACGGCCAGCGATGCCTGCCGCCTGCTGGCCGACTTCCTCCAGGCGGCCGCCCAGCCCGCCGCCGCGCCGCTCACGTAG
- a CDS encoding APC family permease — MPVPAGTGLRRRLTRRDLVVYGLLFIGPLAPVGVFGVLDARTSGAVALVYVAATTAMAFTAWSYSEMSRVVPHAGSVFAYASRGLGPTAGFFAGWLAMLDYVLIPSVAYLFSGIALHALVPGVPAWVFTVLAFIATTALNFGGVSVAARAGTAVLVAELAVLAVFLAAGALVLWQAGPARPWLSPFSGLGGLDAADVVNAVSVAVLSFLGFDAIAAFAEESEGDARHVGQAIGWCLGAAGLAFVAQTWMAGVLSRMAPAALAAAPEAQGTAFYDVTRAAIGGWLATVVAVTKAVGPMFAAMTGQAAAARLVYGMARDGRLPGGLAEVDARAGVPRTALTATAAATLVVSVWAARQPDGLGTLVSIVDVGALAAFVMLHLSVVGFFAIRREAAAGAWHVSVPLLGVAVCGWVLVEASRLAQVVALVWAAAGIVVWAWGRRGAGAGPA, encoded by the coding sequence GTGCCCGTTCCCGCCGGAACGGGGCTTCGCCGGCGCCTCACGCGGCGGGACCTCGTCGTCTACGGACTGCTCTTCATCGGCCCGCTCGCCCCGGTCGGGGTCTTCGGCGTGCTCGACGCGCGCACCAGCGGTGCCGTCGCCCTCGTCTACGTCGCCGCCACGACGGCGATGGCGTTCACGGCGTGGTCGTACTCCGAGATGTCGCGAGTGGTCCCGCACGCCGGGTCGGTGTTCGCGTACGCGAGCCGGGGGCTCGGTCCCACGGCCGGCTTCTTCGCCGGCTGGCTGGCCATGCTCGACTACGTCCTCATCCCGTCGGTGGCCTACCTCTTCTCGGGCATCGCGCTGCACGCCCTGGTGCCCGGCGTACCGGCCTGGGTCTTCACGGTGCTGGCGTTCATCGCGACCACCGCCCTGAACTTCGGCGGGGTCTCGGTGGCCGCCCGGGCGGGCACCGCGGTGCTCGTCGCCGAGCTGGCCGTGCTGGCCGTGTTCCTGGCGGCGGGCGCCCTCGTGCTGTGGCAGGCCGGCCCGGCCCGCCCCTGGCTCTCGCCGTTCAGCGGCCTGGGCGGGCTCGATGCCGCGGACGTCGTGAACGCCGTGTCGGTGGCCGTCCTCTCGTTCCTGGGGTTCGACGCCATCGCCGCGTTCGCCGAGGAGAGCGAGGGCGACGCGCGCCACGTCGGGCAGGCCATCGGCTGGTGTCTCGGCGCCGCGGGGCTGGCCTTCGTGGCCCAGACCTGGATGGCCGGCGTGCTGAGCCGGATGGCGCCGGCGGCTCTGGCCGCCGCGCCCGAGGCGCAGGGCACGGCGTTCTACGACGTGACGCGCGCGGCGATCGGCGGCTGGCTGGCGACGGTCGTGGCCGTCACCAAGGCGGTGGGCCCGATGTTCGCCGCCATGACGGGGCAGGCGGCGGCCGCCCGGCTCGTCTACGGCATGGCGCGGGACGGGCGGCTGCCCGGCGGTCTCGCCGAAGTGGACGCGCGCGCCGGCGTCCCGCGGACGGCCCTGACGGCCACTGCCGCGGCCACGCTCGTGGTCAGTGTGTGGGCGGCCCGGCAGCCGGATGGTCTCGGGACGCTGGTGTCGATCGTGGACGTGGGCGCGCTGGCCGCGTTCGTGATGCTGCACCTGTCGGTCGTGGGGTTCTTCGCGATCAGGAGGGAGGCGGCCGCGGGCGCCTGGCACGTGAGTGTGCCGCTGCTCGGGGTCGCCGTGTGCGGGTGGGTGCTGGTCGAGGCCAGCCGGCTCGCGCAGGTCGTGGCACTGGTCTGGGCCGCGGCCGGGATCGTCGTGTGGGCCTGGGGCCGCCGCGGCGCCGGCGCGGGGCCGGCCTGA
- a CDS encoding response regulator: MANVIVADDEALLRWAIGQRLARDGHAVTEAADGAAALEALAAVEPPTVVLLDVKLPDMPGLVVLREIRRRRPDVVVVMMTAYWAGEALAEARSLGVRDVLAKPLDLDRVAAAVTAAKEIGTC; encoded by the coding sequence GTGGCGAACGTCATCGTTGCGGACGACGAGGCACTGCTGCGCTGGGCGATCGGCCAGCGGCTGGCGCGTGACGGACACGCGGTGACCGAGGCGGCCGACGGCGCGGCGGCCCTCGAGGCACTCGCCGCCGTCGAGCCCCCCACGGTGGTGCTCCTCGACGTCAAGCTGCCCGACATGCCCGGTCTGGTAGTGTTACGGGAGATCCGGCGGCGCCGGCCCGACGTGGTGGTCGTCATGATGACCGCGTACTGGGCGGGCGAGGCGCTGGCCGAGGCCCGAAGCCTCGGCGTCCGCGACGTGCTGGCCAAGCCGCTCGACCTCGACCGCGTCGCCGCCGCCGTCACGGCGGCCAAGGAGATCGGGACATGCTGA
- a CDS encoding universal stress protein, translated as MLTLTRILCPTDFSEVSRHAEAYATAMAGHYDASLHLLHVDPPMPVMAPYGEIPVDIRLFEEQREQAVADLAAARQRAATAGVVAETMVRGGHPAREILAVTAELAADLLVLGTHGRGGVEHLLLGSVAEKIVRKAPCPVMVVPPAARPETGVLFSRILCPVDGSAASADAVAFALSLARETDGHLTLLYVVEPVPASGEFGALDVEEYRKLGEAHARKVLAEAVPPEVREWCRVDETVAVGKASERIVDAAKTGHADVIVMGVRGRGAIDLLAFGSTTNDVIRRAECPVIAVHPRATDHRGYAPAPASAVV; from the coding sequence ATGCTGACCCTCACACGCATCCTCTGCCCGACCGATTTCTCCGAGGTCTCGCGCCACGCCGAGGCGTACGCCACGGCGATGGCCGGACACTACGACGCCTCGCTGCACCTGCTCCACGTGGACCCGCCCATGCCGGTGATGGCGCCCTACGGGGAGATCCCCGTCGACATCCGCCTGTTCGAAGAACAGCGCGAGCAGGCCGTCGCCGACCTGGCCGCGGCCCGGCAGCGCGCGGCGACCGCGGGCGTCGTCGCCGAGACGATGGTCCGCGGCGGGCACCCGGCCCGGGAGATCCTCGCCGTCACGGCCGAGCTCGCGGCCGATCTCCTCGTCCTGGGCACGCACGGCCGGGGCGGGGTCGAGCACCTCCTGCTCGGCTCGGTCGCCGAGAAGATCGTCCGCAAGGCGCCGTGCCCCGTGATGGTGGTGCCGCCGGCCGCGCGGCCCGAGACGGGCGTGCTCTTCTCGCGCATCCTCTGCCCCGTCGACGGTTCGGCGGCGTCGGCCGACGCGGTCGCGTTCGCGCTGTCGCTGGCGCGCGAGACCGACGGGCACCTGACCCTGCTCTACGTGGTCGAGCCCGTGCCCGCCTCCGGCGAGTTCGGGGCCCTCGACGTCGAGGAATACCGGAAGCTGGGCGAGGCCCACGCCCGGAAGGTCCTGGCCGAGGCCGTGCCTCCCGAGGTGCGCGAGTGGTGCCGGGTCGACGAGACGGTGGCGGTCGGCAAGGCGAGCGAGCGCATCGTGGATGCCGCGAAGACCGGGCACGCCGACGTGATCGTCATGGGCGTCCGCGGCCGCGGCGCCATCGACCTGCTGGCGTTCGGATCGACCACCAACGACGTGATCCGCCGGGCGGAGTGCCCCGTGATCGCCGTGCATCCGCGCGCGACCGACCACCGCGGCTACGCCCCCGCGCCGGCCAGCGCGGTCGTCTGA
- a CDS encoding universal stress protein: MSTVALHTILVPTDFSDCSALALRYARALAERFSARLHLLHAVPSPFDQPWAAEIYAVSQEQFTEAARKDSDGRLTALLTEAERTQFDVKVATEIGQPATTIVDYAVRESIDLIVMGTHGRGAVAHLLIGSVAENVVRRAPCPVLTVRPDEHDFVTA, from the coding sequence GTGAGCACGGTTGCCCTGCACACCATCCTCGTCCCGACGGACTTCAGCGACTGCTCGGCGCTGGCGCTGCGCTATGCCCGCGCCCTCGCCGAGCGGTTCTCCGCCCGCCTGCACCTGCTGCACGCCGTGCCGAGCCCGTTCGACCAGCCGTGGGCGGCCGAGATCTACGCCGTCTCGCAGGAACAGTTCACGGAGGCCGCGCGCAAGGACTCGGACGGCCGCCTCACCGCGCTCCTGACCGAGGCCGAGCGCACGCAGTTCGACGTGAAGGTCGCCACCGAGATCGGCCAGCCGGCCACGACGATCGTGGACTACGCCGTACGCGAGTCCATCGATCTCATCGTCATGGGCACCCACGGCCGCGGCGCCGTCGCCCATCTGCTCATCGGGAGCGTGGCCGAGAACGTGGTGCGCCGGGCGCCGTGTCCGGTCCTGACGGTCCGGCCCGACGAGCACGACTTCGTCACCGCGTGA
- a CDS encoding NAD-dependent succinate-semialdehyde dehydrogenase: MSLYRQLIGGEWKDATNGGTWNVLNPATEAVVETVPYGTAADCDLAIEAAHRAFDGWSRMTPYERGAVLEKAASAIRASADELGRTTVLESGKPFPQARGEWLGAADLLEWFAEEGKRAYGRVIPSRSASKRMFVLKQPLGVVGLITAWNFPAWNIARAGGAALAAGCPIVVRPSEYTPLSGMHLVRLLHEAGAPAGVVNLVNGDPGPMGQAMLAHPAVAKIHFTGSTRVGKLLMDGASKTVTRLSLELGGNAPVLVFPDVDLDQVAAGATAAKFRNGGQVCVSPQRFLVAKAAAPAFTERIAAAAGALKVGDGMEAGTQVGPLINATQRDRVEAMVEGARGGGARVAVGGGRPSDRPAGYFYSPTVVTDLAPDAPLYREEIFGPVLPVSTFDGVDEAIALANRTRYGLAAYIWTNHLSTALHAAERLEFGLVGVNEWTPHATEAPFAGWKESGLGRESGAEGLEEYLETKLVAIGGVPR, translated from the coding sequence ATGAGCCTGTATCGACAACTGATCGGCGGCGAGTGGAAAGACGCCACGAACGGCGGCACCTGGAACGTGCTGAACCCGGCGACCGAGGCGGTGGTCGAGACCGTGCCCTACGGCACGGCCGCCGACTGCGACCTCGCGATCGAGGCGGCGCACCGGGCCTTCGACGGCTGGAGCCGCATGACGCCGTACGAGCGCGGCGCGGTGCTCGAGAAGGCGGCGAGCGCGATACGCGCGTCGGCCGACGAGCTCGGCCGGACCACGGTGCTCGAGAGCGGCAAGCCGTTCCCCCAGGCCAGGGGCGAGTGGCTGGGCGCCGCCGATCTCCTCGAGTGGTTCGCCGAGGAGGGCAAGCGCGCGTACGGCCGTGTCATCCCGTCGCGCTCCGCGTCCAAGCGCATGTTCGTGCTGAAGCAGCCGCTCGGCGTGGTCGGCCTCATCACGGCCTGGAACTTCCCCGCCTGGAACATCGCCCGGGCCGGCGGCGCGGCGCTGGCGGCGGGCTGCCCCATCGTGGTCCGGCCCTCGGAGTACACGCCGCTGAGCGGCATGCACCTCGTGCGGCTGCTGCACGAGGCCGGCGCGCCCGCGGGCGTCGTCAACCTGGTGAACGGCGATCCGGGCCCGATGGGCCAGGCGATGCTCGCGCACCCCGCCGTCGCGAAGATCCACTTCACCGGCAGCACGCGCGTGGGCAAGCTCCTGATGGACGGCGCGTCGAAGACCGTCACGCGCCTCTCCCTCGAACTGGGCGGCAACGCGCCCGTCCTGGTCTTCCCGGACGTGGACCTCGACCAGGTGGCCGCCGGCGCCACGGCGGCCAAGTTCCGGAACGGCGGCCAGGTGTGCGTCTCGCCGCAGCGCTTCCTCGTCGCGAAGGCGGCCGCCCCCGCGTTCACCGAGCGTATCGCGGCCGCGGCCGGCGCGTTGAAGGTGGGCGACGGCATGGAGGCCGGCACCCAGGTGGGGCCGCTCATCAACGCGACGCAGCGCGACCGGGTGGAGGCGATGGTGGAGGGCGCGCGAGGCGGCGGCGCCCGGGTGGCCGTGGGCGGCGGCCGGCCGTCGGACCGGCCGGCCGGCTACTTCTACTCGCCCACGGTGGTCACGGATCTCGCCCCGGACGCGCCGCTCTACCGCGAGGAGATCTTCGGGCCCGTCCTGCCCGTGAGCACGTTCGACGGGGTCGACGAGGCCATCGCGCTGGCCAACCGCACGCGCTACGGGCTGGCCGCGTACATCTGGACGAACCACCTCTCGACGGCCCTGCACGCCGCCGAGCGGCTGGAATTCGGGCTCGTGGGCGTGAACGAATGGACGCCCCACGCCACCGAAGCGCCGTTCGCGGGCTGGAAAGAGAGCGGGCTCGGGCGGGAGTCGGGGGCCGAGGGGCTCGAGGAGTACCTGGAGACGAAGCTCGTGGCCATCGGCGGAGTGCCGCGATGA